From the Pseudoalteromonas tunicata genome, one window contains:
- a CDS encoding NTP transferase domain-containing protein, with protein MQVQTQPLTLVILAAGLGSRFGGAKQLAEIEGLNRTIFELSILDAAPYVSKVVLVVNQTILPIIEQQILPRLPSHLQVELAIQAIEDVPEQFQHLAATRVKPWGTGHALLAAKPYVMGKAIVITADDYYGPHAFAQLAAHHQKSNDWAMLAYPILNTLSSQGGVNRGICQINQHGYLTSVTEYLNIAPYIGQLMGQNPAGEMEPLPDSALVSMTCWLVDEALFTLLEAGFSTFLLEADTVVKSEYYLPNQIQRAITEQLAAVTVIKAQDKWLGITYRDELAAITAELNHIFRDSVA; from the coding sequence ATGCAGGTACAAACACAACCGTTAACCTTGGTTATTTTAGCCGCTGGGTTAGGTAGCCGCTTTGGTGGCGCCAAACAATTGGCTGAAATTGAAGGGCTTAACCGCACTATCTTTGAGCTTAGTATTTTAGATGCAGCCCCTTATGTTAGCAAAGTGGTATTGGTGGTTAATCAGACCATCCTACCTATTATTGAGCAGCAAATACTGCCGCGTTTGCCAAGCCACTTACAGGTTGAACTGGCTATTCAAGCGATTGAAGATGTGCCTGAGCAATTTCAACACCTTGCAGCTACTCGGGTAAAACCTTGGGGCACAGGCCATGCACTTCTGGCTGCAAAACCTTATGTAATGGGAAAAGCCATTGTCATCACAGCAGATGATTATTATGGTCCCCATGCCTTTGCACAATTGGCTGCGCACCATCAAAAAAGTAATGATTGGGCAATGTTGGCTTATCCCATTTTAAATACCTTATCGAGCCAAGGTGGTGTCAATCGTGGAATATGCCAAATTAATCAGCACGGTTATTTAACCTCAGTTACTGAATACTTGAATATTGCACCTTATATTGGGCAATTAATGGGACAAAACCCAGCTGGAGAAATGGAACCTTTACCGGATTCGGCATTGGTCTCAATGACCTGTTGGTTAGTTGATGAAGCACTTTTTACTTTACTCGAAGCCGGATTTAGTACCTTTTTATTAGAGGCTGACACCGTTGTCAAAAGCGAGTATTATTTGCCGAATCAAATTCAAAGGGCAATTACTGAGCAGCTTGCAGCTGTTACCGTGATTAAAGCTCAAGATAAGTGGCTTGGTATTACCTATCGAGACGAATTGGCAGCGATCACTGCTGAACTTAATCACATATTCAGGGATTCAGTGGCTTAA
- the ndk gene encoding nucleoside-diphosphate kinase has protein sequence MALERTFSIIKPDAVAKNHIGAIYNRFESAGLKIVASKMVHLSKEKAEGFYAEHSARPFFGALVSFMTSGPVMVQVLEGENAVLKNREIMGATNPADALAGTLRADYADSIDENAVHGSDALESAAREIAYFFSDEEICPRTR, from the coding sequence ATGGCTTTAGAGCGTACTTTCTCAATCATCAAACCTGACGCAGTTGCTAAAAACCACATCGGTGCAATCTATAACCGTTTTGAGTCTGCTGGTCTTAAAATCGTTGCATCTAAAATGGTTCACCTTTCTAAAGAGAAAGCTGAAGGTTTCTACGCTGAGCACAGCGCACGTCCATTTTTTGGCGCTTTAGTATCTTTCATGACTTCTGGTCCAGTAATGGTTCAAGTTTTAGAAGGCGAAAACGCTGTTCTTAAAAACCGTGAAATCATGGGAGCTACTAACCCAGCTGACGCACTTGCAGGTACTTTACGTGCAGATTACGCAGACAGCATCGACGAAAACGCTGTTCACGGTTCTGACGCATTAGAATCAGCTGCACGCGAAATCGCATACTTCTTCTCTGACGAAGAAATCTGTCCACGTACTCGTTAA
- the fdx gene encoding ISC system 2Fe-2S type ferredoxin: protein MPQIIFLPHGELCPDGAVIQAQSGQTVLDVALKNNISIPHACEKSCACTTCHIIVREGFDSLTESDELEDDMLDKAWGLEPESRLGCQAIIADEDLVVEIPKYNLNIVNEDH, encoded by the coding sequence ATGCCACAAATTATTTTTCTTCCTCATGGCGAATTATGTCCAGATGGCGCAGTGATTCAGGCGCAAAGTGGGCAAACCGTGCTTGATGTTGCATTAAAAAATAACATTTCCATTCCACATGCATGCGAAAAATCATGTGCGTGTACAACTTGCCATATCATTGTGCGTGAAGGGTTTGATTCTCTTACAGAAAGTGATGAGCTTGAAGATGATATGCTTGATAAAGCATGGGGTCTAGAACCCGAGTCGCGCTTAGGTTGTCAAGCAATCATAGCCGATGAAGACTTGGTCGTTGAAATTCCAAAATACAACTTAAACATCGTTAATGAAGATCATTAA
- a CDS encoding bifunctional tRNA (adenosine(37)-C2)-methyltransferase TrmG/ribosomal RNA large subunit methyltransferase RlmN, which translates to MSEAQAVSGIAQGNTTKKKINLLDLNREGMRELFVSFGEKPFRGDQVMKWIYHFGVDNFDEMSNINKKLKARLERECEIVAPEISAKQVAADGTIKYALLLEGGQEVETVWIPEKERATLCVSSQVGCALECTFCSTAQQGFNRNLKVSEIIGQVWRVAKDIGLYGDSTRRPVTNVVMMGMGEPLLNINNVVPAMELMMDDWAFGLSKRRVTLSTSGVVPALDILKERIDVALAISLHAPDNALRDVLVPINKKYPIEEFLAACRRYIDGSKANKDVTVEYVMLDGINDSMEQAHQLVETLKGTPSKVNLIPFNPFPGNEYGRSSNSRIDRFSKILQAAGITCIVRRTRGDDIDAACGQLVGDVVDRTKRLAKRQLQKENEIAVTMVSNPNS; encoded by the coding sequence ATGAGCGAAGCGCAAGCAGTGAGTGGTATTGCACAAGGCAATACGACAAAGAAGAAAATTAATTTACTTGATTTGAACCGTGAAGGCATGCGTGAACTGTTTGTCTCATTTGGTGAGAAACCGTTTCGTGGTGATCAGGTGATGAAATGGATCTATCACTTTGGCGTCGATAACTTTGATGAAATGAGCAACATCAATAAAAAGCTTAAAGCACGTTTAGAGCGTGAATGCGAAATTGTTGCACCTGAAATCTCGGCTAAACAAGTGGCTGCCGATGGCACCATTAAATACGCTTTACTGCTTGAGGGCGGTCAAGAAGTTGAGACTGTTTGGATCCCTGAAAAAGAACGCGCTACGTTATGTGTCTCGTCACAAGTTGGCTGTGCTTTGGAATGTACATTTTGTTCAACTGCACAACAGGGCTTTAACCGTAATTTAAAAGTATCTGAAATCATCGGCCAAGTATGGCGTGTGGCTAAAGACATAGGTTTATACGGTGATAGTACTCGTCGTCCGGTAACAAACGTAGTGATGATGGGAATGGGCGAGCCTTTACTTAACATCAATAACGTTGTGCCAGCAATGGAATTGATGATGGACGATTGGGCGTTTGGTTTATCAAAACGCCGTGTAACCTTAAGTACATCGGGTGTTGTGCCTGCGCTTGATATTTTAAAAGAGCGGATTGATGTTGCTTTGGCAATTTCATTACATGCACCGGATAACGCATTGCGTGATGTATTAGTACCTATCAATAAAAAGTACCCAATTGAAGAGTTTTTAGCTGCGTGTCGTCGTTATATCGATGGTTCGAAAGCAAATAAAGACGTGACGGTTGAATATGTGATGTTGGACGGTATTAATGATAGCATGGAACAAGCACATCAATTAGTTGAGACCTTAAAAGGTACGCCTTCTAAAGTGAATTTGATCCCATTTAATCCATTTCCGGGTAACGAATATGGCCGTTCAAGTAATAGCCGAATCGACCGTTTTTCTAAAATCCTACAAGCTGCTGGTATTACTTGTATTGTACGCCGTACCCGTGGTGATGATATTGACGCGGCATGTGGGCAATTAGTGGGGGATGTGGTTGATAGAACCAAGCGTTTAGCTAAGCGTCAGCTGCAAAAAGAAAATGAAATCGCCGTGACTATGGTTTCAAATCCAAACAGCTAA
- a CDS encoding YfhL family 4Fe-4S dicluster ferredoxin: MALLINNKCINCDMCVPECPNEAIFMGTKIYQIEPTKCTECIGHYDTPTCISVCPIDCIKPDPAHRESLDELAQKYLKLTEL; this comes from the coding sequence ATGGCATTACTTATTAATAACAAGTGCATTAACTGTGATATGTGTGTGCCTGAATGCCCTAATGAAGCCATATTTATGGGCACAAAAATTTATCAGATAGAGCCAACTAAATGTACCGAATGTATCGGGCATTATGATACACCAACCTGTATCAGTGTTTGCCCGATTGATTGTATTAAACCCGACCCAGCTCACCGTGAAAGCCTTGACGAACTGGCGCAAAAATACCTCAAGCTCACTGAGCTATAA
- a CDS encoding NAD-dependent succinate-semialdehyde dehydrogenase produces MFSPLSQPLVFTDSVIANQPFVTKTFITVDNPATEKLLTSVSCVDDAGIEHAVQSAELGFGTLKSMHSQARSDLLMRWYQLVIDYIDALAEIMTLEQGKPLAEAKGEVIYGAEFIRWFAEECKRSYGQQIPSNNNHQQLSTIRQPIGVVLAITPWNFPIAMITRKVAPAIAAGCSVILKPSELTPLSALALAHLAIRAGFPKGAFNVLLTDDAPSLVSKLLADHRVKKVTFTGSTQVGRILLAQAANTVKRTSMELGGNAPFIVFDSANLDQAVDGLIKSKFRNAGQACVATNRVLLDASIAGDFTAKLLTKVATLKTGNGLSNDTDLGPLINQAAKLRLVATIEQAICEGASWVFGETAFAEAKCSKDNFLPVVVLGNINQDMAIFQQELFGPVVLLSQFESEQQAIELANSTEYGLAAYFYSQNINQVHRVAESLTFGMVGINEGLISNAIAPFGGIKQSGLGREGGQAGLDEYLQQKYLCLNIKD; encoded by the coding sequence ATGTTTTCACCACTTAGCCAGCCGCTTGTCTTTACAGATTCTGTCATTGCTAATCAGCCTTTTGTAACCAAGACTTTTATAACGGTTGATAATCCTGCTACAGAAAAACTTTTAACCTCAGTCAGTTGTGTTGATGACGCAGGCATTGAGCATGCAGTGCAAAGTGCAGAGCTAGGGTTTGGCACACTTAAATCAATGCACTCTCAAGCACGAAGTGACTTATTGATGCGTTGGTATCAGTTAGTTATCGATTATATTGATGCATTAGCAGAAATTATGACTCTTGAGCAGGGCAAACCGCTGGCAGAAGCTAAAGGCGAAGTGATCTATGGCGCTGAGTTTATTCGCTGGTTTGCAGAAGAATGTAAACGCAGTTATGGCCAGCAAATTCCAAGTAATAATAATCACCAGCAGTTAAGCACCATAAGACAGCCGATTGGTGTGGTACTTGCTATTACGCCGTGGAACTTTCCAATTGCTATGATCACTCGCAAAGTGGCGCCAGCCATTGCCGCAGGTTGTAGTGTTATTTTAAAACCTTCAGAATTAACGCCATTGTCAGCACTCGCATTGGCGCATTTAGCCATCCGTGCAGGCTTTCCTAAAGGAGCATTTAATGTCTTATTGACCGATGATGCGCCGAGTCTTGTAAGCAAATTATTGGCCGATCATCGAGTAAAAAAAGTCACCTTTACCGGATCTACGCAAGTGGGGCGTATTTTATTAGCGCAAGCGGCTAATACAGTGAAACGTACTTCAATGGAGCTTGGTGGTAATGCGCCTTTTATCGTATTTGACAGCGCAAATCTCGATCAGGCAGTTGATGGGCTGATAAAAAGTAAATTTAGAAACGCAGGGCAAGCCTGTGTTGCGACTAATCGAGTATTACTTGATGCGTCAATCGCTGGGGATTTTACGGCCAAATTACTCACTAAAGTGGCGACCTTAAAAACAGGAAATGGACTTTCAAACGATACTGATCTTGGGCCATTGATCAACCAAGCTGCAAAGTTGCGCTTAGTTGCAACCATTGAGCAGGCAATTTGCGAAGGTGCAAGTTGGGTCTTTGGCGAAACAGCATTTGCAGAGGCCAAATGCAGCAAGGATAATTTTTTACCGGTAGTTGTGCTCGGTAACATCAATCAAGATATGGCTATTTTTCAGCAGGAGTTATTTGGCCCTGTAGTATTACTCAGTCAATTTGAAAGCGAGCAACAAGCGATTGAGTTAGCAAATTCAACCGAATACGGTTTAGCAGCTTATTTTTATTCGCAAAATATCAATCAAGTGCATCGAGTTGCTGAATCCTTGACTTTTGGTATGGTTGGCATTAACGAAGGGCTTATTTCTAATGCAATTGCGCCATTTGGTGGTATTAAACAATCGGGACTTGGCCGTGAAGGTGGCCAAGCTGGGCTTGATGAGTATTTACAGCAAAAATACCTTTGCCTCAATATCAAAGATTGA
- a CDS encoding LTA synthase family protein yields the protein MARVLSSYKPLLYFFLFSLLWLFLSRTALTLWQFERVSATQDWFNFLLGALRIDISTVAYLLIIPTLLQIIAHCFSFLSAVMRPIIFIWLVLSAFILVFMEFSTPAFIMEYDLRPNRLFVEYLLYPQEVFSMLLTGHLLEVVLASIGCTIVMYFTFGLLKAWCNSQHEPQPLLPSLFSGLLVVVMIFLAARGTLQHRPINPSLAYFSTDPLVNSLTLNSSYSLAFAIKQLGNEASASKIYGTMDEVSIIAHVQAQTAKPSTGFNHTELPTLASNPAVYQGKPKNLVIVLQESLGAQFVQSLGGKNLAPEFDKLLNQGWSFDQLYATGTRSVRGIEAVVTGFTPTPARAVVKLDKSQHNFFTLAALLQQEGYATQFIYGGESHFDNMKSFFLGNGFADIVDFDDIEQPEFVGSWGASDGDLFRQADKELQQFHLQDKPFFSLIFSSSNHDPFEIPAGKVTGIDETERSRDNAIRYADFALGEFIAKAKTQSYWQDTIFLVVADHDARVFGANLVPIKSFHIPGVILGKDIDVKRDTRTVSQIDLAPTVLSLMGINAATPMLGRDLNRTDINQRAMMQFDKNFAYLEGDKVAILQPEKPISYYRYDYVGKELIAINDVTAELETLGQVAKAHALFGSLAYNKNWFRLATQIN from the coding sequence ATGGCTCGTGTGTTGTCTAGTTATAAGCCTCTGCTTTACTTCTTTTTATTTTCGCTCTTGTGGTTATTTTTGTCTCGAACAGCATTGACGCTTTGGCAGTTTGAACGAGTATCAGCCACGCAAGATTGGTTTAATTTCTTATTAGGTGCGCTTCGCATCGATATCAGCACAGTTGCTTACTTGCTGATTATTCCTACTTTATTACAAATAATTGCTCATTGTTTTAGCTTTCTTTCTGCAGTGATGCGACCGATTATTTTCATTTGGCTTGTGCTAAGTGCATTTATTTTAGTGTTCATGGAGTTTTCAACCCCAGCATTTATTATGGAATACGATTTGCGGCCAAACCGTTTGTTTGTTGAATATTTACTCTACCCACAAGAAGTATTTTCGATGCTGTTAACTGGGCATTTGCTTGAAGTAGTATTGGCAAGCATTGGTTGTACAATTGTGATGTATTTCACCTTTGGTTTGCTCAAAGCATGGTGTAATAGTCAACATGAACCTCAGCCACTTTTACCTAGTTTATTTAGTGGATTACTAGTTGTTGTAATGATTTTTTTAGCCGCCAGAGGTACACTACAACATCGGCCTATTAATCCATCGTTGGCGTATTTTTCGACCGATCCCTTGGTTAATTCATTAACACTTAATTCGAGTTACAGCTTGGCCTTTGCAATTAAGCAATTAGGAAATGAAGCGAGTGCCAGTAAAATTTATGGCACTATGGATGAGGTGAGCATTATTGCGCATGTTCAGGCTCAAACGGCTAAACCCAGCACCGGCTTTAATCACACTGAGCTGCCCACTTTGGCCTCAAATCCAGCTGTGTATCAAGGTAAACCTAAAAATTTGGTAATTGTGCTGCAAGAGAGTTTAGGCGCGCAATTTGTACAAAGTCTAGGTGGTAAAAATTTAGCTCCAGAATTTGATAAATTACTCAATCAAGGCTGGTCATTTGATCAACTCTACGCCACGGGTACTCGCTCAGTACGAGGTATAGAAGCGGTAGTGACAGGCTTTACTCCAACACCTGCTCGTGCGGTAGTAAAGCTTGATAAATCGCAACATAACTTTTTTACCCTTGCCGCCTTATTGCAACAAGAAGGCTATGCAACCCAATTTATTTACGGTGGTGAAAGCCATTTTGATAATATGAAAAGCTTTTTTTTAGGTAATGGTTTTGCTGATATTGTTGATTTTGATGATATTGAGCAGCCTGAGTTTGTGGGTTCTTGGGGCGCATCTGATGGTGATTTATTTCGTCAGGCCGATAAAGAATTACAGCAATTTCATTTGCAGGATAAACCCTTTTTTAGTTTGATTTTTAGCTCGAGTAATCACGACCCATTTGAGATCCCTGCTGGAAAAGTGACGGGAATCGATGAAACTGAGCGTTCGCGAGACAATGCCATTCGTTATGCTGATTTTGCTTTGGGTGAGTTTATCGCCAAAGCAAAAACTCAATCTTATTGGCAAGATACCATTTTTTTAGTGGTTGCCGATCACGATGCTCGAGTATTTGGCGCAAATTTAGTGCCAATCAAATCATTTCATATCCCAGGGGTGATTTTGGGCAAAGATATTGATGTTAAACGAGATACGCGCACAGTTAGCCAAATTGATTTAGCACCGACAGTACTGAGCTTAATGGGGATCAATGCTGCGACGCCAATGTTAGGCAGAGATTTAAACCGAACGGATATTAACCAGCGGGCCATGATGCAGTTTGATAAAAACTTTGCTTATTTAGAAGGCGATAAAGTCGCCATCTTACAGCCAGAAAAGCCAATAAGTTATTACCGTTATGATTATGTGGGCAAGGAATTAATTGCGATTAATGACGTAACCGCAGAGCTTGAAACTCTTGGCCAAGTCGCAAAAGCCCACGCCTTATTTGGTTCACTGGCTTACAACAAAAATTGGTTTCGATTGGCAACCCAAATAAATTAG
- a CDS encoding phosphotransferase enzyme family protein, with translation MYQKQATILSSHFGLGEHDISIKPIGNGHINTTLLLKSPTKHIVVQKLNTHVFPDPNALVNNARQIEHHLSDKKHHDAYQLEVIKHVATTDDNYLVEIDGDSWRALEFIGRSYSEDVVDNQEQAQIAANAFGQFAAALQDFDAEKLHAVIPDFHNLAMRLDALKRVIDANPVGRLSDCQHEVDFCLAQTQLLQELAELMPQLPIRACHNDTKINNMLFCNKTQQAKAVIDLDTCMPGYWMFDFGDMVRTFCSPEAEDSTNLDGVQVRENIFQAIVDGYVAPLQQIITTQEKQSFWLGAKVMSFMIGVRFLTDYIDGDNYFGTKYPTHNLDRARNQFALYRDLLNKQAQLQAILFK, from the coding sequence ATGTACCAAAAACAAGCAACTATTTTATCTTCACACTTTGGCTTAGGTGAGCATGATATTAGCATTAAGCCTATTGGTAATGGTCATATCAATACCACTTTATTGCTCAAAAGCCCGACTAAACACATTGTGGTGCAAAAACTCAATACTCATGTTTTTCCAGATCCTAATGCATTAGTGAATAATGCGCGCCAAATAGAACATCACTTAAGTGATAAAAAACATCATGATGCCTATCAATTAGAAGTGATCAAACATGTAGCAACAACAGATGATAACTATCTTGTTGAAATCGATGGTGATAGTTGGCGTGCGCTTGAGTTTATTGGTCGCAGTTACAGCGAAGATGTGGTTGATAATCAAGAGCAAGCACAAATAGCTGCTAATGCGTTTGGACAATTTGCTGCTGCGCTGCAAGATTTTGATGCTGAAAAATTGCATGCGGTGATCCCTGATTTTCATAACCTTGCCATGCGGTTAGATGCACTTAAGCGTGTAATTGATGCAAACCCAGTTGGGCGTTTAAGCGACTGTCAGCACGAAGTGGATTTTTGTTTAGCGCAAACGCAGTTATTACAAGAGTTAGCTGAGCTGATGCCGCAGCTACCCATTCGTGCTTGTCATAATGATACCAAAATCAATAACATGCTTTTTTGTAATAAAACGCAGCAAGCAAAAGCTGTGATTGACTTAGATACCTGTATGCCTGGTTATTGGATGTTTGATTTTGGCGATATGGTCCGTACTTTTTGCTCACCAGAAGCAGAAGATTCAACTAATCTTGACGGCGTACAGGTGCGAGAAAATATTTTTCAAGCCATTGTTGATGGTTATGTCGCACCGCTGCAACAAATAATAACAACACAAGAAAAGCAAAGTTTTTGGTTAGGCGCAAAAGTTATGTCTTTTATGATTGGCGTGCGTTTTTTAACAGACTATATCGATGGCGATAACTATTTTGGTACTAAATATCCAACGCATAATTTAGATCGTGCCCGTAATCAATTTGCTTTATATCGTGATCTGCTGAACAAACAAGCGCAATTGCAGGCAATATTGTTTAAATAA
- the yegQ gene encoding tRNA 5-hydroxyuridine modification protein YegQ: MSTLFTPELLSPAGSLKNMRYAFAYGSDAVYAGQPRYSLRVRNNEFDLDNLALGIKEAHKLNKKLYVVSNIAPHNAKVNTYLRDIEPVIAMKPDALIMSDPGLIMLVREKWPEMPIHLSVQANAVNFATVKFWAKQGIERVILSRELSLEEIGEIRTLCPETELEVFVHGALCMAYSGRCLLSGYINKRDPNQGTCTNACRWEYDVKPGKETETGEIVHQFDPKKIIPTLGAGEPSKEIFMLEEQGRPGEYMPAFEDEHGTYIMNSKDLRAVQYVEQLTKMGVHSLKIEGRTKSFYYVARTAQVYRKAIDDAVAGRPFDMNLLHSLENLAHRGYTEGFLKRHNHQAYQNYDYGHSVSDQQQFVGEILGRNQNGLVEIDVKNKFCTGHSLELMTPQGNINFTLDHMENKKGERIDDAKGSGHIVQIPIPVDIDLSHALLMRNLDKDQDTRNPFKASSCV, translated from the coding sequence ATGTCTACCCTTTTTACTCCAGAATTACTTTCGCCTGCGGGCAGCTTAAAAAATATGCGCTATGCCTTTGCTTATGGCTCTGATGCAGTGTATGCCGGTCAGCCACGTTATAGCTTGCGGGTGCGCAATAATGAATTTGATTTAGACAACCTCGCACTTGGTATTAAAGAAGCCCATAAGCTTAATAAAAAACTCTATGTGGTCTCAAATATTGCGCCGCACAATGCAAAAGTGAATACCTATTTGCGCGATATTGAACCTGTAATTGCGATGAAACCCGACGCCTTGATCATGTCTGATCCTGGCTTGATCATGCTAGTGCGTGAAAAATGGCCCGAGATGCCCATTCATTTATCGGTGCAAGCTAATGCGGTCAATTTTGCCACCGTAAAATTTTGGGCCAAACAAGGCATTGAGCGTGTTATTTTATCGCGGGAATTATCGCTAGAAGAAATTGGTGAAATCCGCACCCTTTGCCCAGAAACAGAACTTGAAGTTTTTGTCCATGGCGCACTGTGTATGGCGTATTCTGGCCGTTGTTTGCTCTCTGGTTACATTAATAAACGCGACCCAAATCAAGGCACCTGTACTAACGCATGTCGCTGGGAATATGATGTAAAACCTGGTAAAGAAACCGAAACCGGCGAAATCGTGCATCAGTTCGACCCTAAAAAAATTATTCCGACCTTAGGTGCTGGCGAACCAAGTAAAGAAATTTTTATGCTTGAAGAACAAGGTCGCCCTGGCGAATACATGCCAGCGTTTGAAGATGAACATGGCACTTACATCATGAATTCAAAAGATTTACGTGCAGTGCAATATGTTGAACAACTCACAAAAATGGGCGTGCATAGTTTAAAAATTGAAGGCCGCACCAAGTCATTTTATTACGTTGCGCGTACAGCGCAGGTGTATCGTAAAGCCATCGATGATGCTGTTGCAGGTCGACCATTTGATATGAATTTACTCCATAGCTTAGAAAATTTAGCTCATCGCGGTTATACCGAAGGCTTTTTAAAACGCCACAATCACCAAGCCTATCAAAATTATGATTATGGTCACTCGGTATCAGATCAGCAGCAATTTGTGGGTGAGATATTAGGCCGCAATCAAAATGGCTTAGTTGAAATTGATGTTAAAAATAAATTCTGTACTGGCCACTCGCTCGAATTGATGACACCACAAGGCAATATCAATTTCACATTAGATCATATGGAAAACAAAAAAGGCGAACGTATTGATGATGCCAAAGGCTCTGGTCATATCGTGCAAATTCCAATTCCTGTGGATATTGATTTAAGCCATGCCCTCTTGATGCGAAATCTTGATAAAGACCAAGATACACGAAATCCATTCAAAGCCAGTTCTTGTGTTTAA